A window of the Lolium perenne isolate Kyuss_39 chromosome 7, Kyuss_2.0, whole genome shotgun sequence genome harbors these coding sequences:
- the LOC139833900 gene encoding uncharacterized protein, whose amino-acid sequence MAQLLRLMMEDREAARAERQANLATLQHLAQIATRNANNNNGGDGNADPRSKLKDFQSTNPPVFSKCTEPLDADDWLRTIENNLEVAGVGDNEKVLFATHYLSGPARAWWENVKAIQAEGHVINMEEFKTKFRKTHIPSGLIKLMKDKFMNLKQGSMTVVEYMDKFTILSSILVAVPYPDLESLVDASIMVESKRKSAFENRKRKAMMQQGSSSNQRPRSFPPPRPAPQQQRTPPPAPRPNNPNRNFNPQRSGGNNYNPNYNRQDNTVRPATNGCYTCGQPGHFSKECPNRATSGQPPNVPKPNQGQARTAAGRNPNQKKSAGPARGHLNHVNAEEAQEAPDIVLGTFPVNSVPSTILFDSGASHSFVTKPFVKKGGLTPTPLKRPMLVQIPGSTSRTQSSCKEVPIDIQGKRFHANLIVLGEQGLEVILGMDWMVKYKGHIDCARRAITMTAEDGEVVENMATMPSSKALCKKSVPSPALHEVPIVCEYPDVFPDELPEVGFLGHVISVGGVSVDPSKIQSIMEKKAPTNQTEVRAFLGLAGYYRKFVEGFSSIARPLTQLLKKDKKFEWTDKCEASFQELKKRLVTAPVLTMPDITKDFDVYCDASKLGLGSVLMQEGKRELNMRQSRWMELIKDYDLGIHYHPGKANVVADALSREPCSLNALIKIAQPKLYEELEEFGLELVSHGFLANLELKPTLFDQIKEAQVGHESIEGIKRRMNREEVPGFTIGDEGVLWYKGRLCVPNIEDLKQLILKEAHDTPYSIHPGGTKIE is encoded by the exons ATGGCACAACTTCTGCGCCTTATGATGGAAGACCGTGAGGCAGCCCGTGCAGAACGCCAAGCTAACCTTGCTACCCTTCAGCACCTCGCTCAAATTGCTACCAGAAACGCCAACAACAATAATGGCGGGGATGGTAATGCAGACCCCCGCTCCAAGCTGAAGGATTTCCAGAGCACCAATCCACCTGTCTTCTCCAAGTGCactgaacccctcgacgccgatgacTGGCTTCGCACTattgagaacaacctggaagttgccgGAGTCGGCGACAATGAGAAGGTCCTGTTCGCCACTCATTATCTTTCTGGACCTGCCCGCGCTTGGTGGGAAAACGTCAAGGCTATTCAAGCTGAGGGACACGTCATCAACATGGAAGAATTCAAGACCAAGTTCCGCAAGACCCACATTCCATCAGGACTGATTAAGCTCATGAAGGACAAATTCATGAATCTGAAGCAAGGAAGCATGACTGTGGTGGAATATATGGACAAGTTCACCATTCTGTCCAG taTTTTGGTCGCCGTTCCGTACCCTGACCTTGAGTCCCTTGTTGATGCCTCTATCATGGTGGAGAGCAAGCGCAAGAGTGCgtttgagaaccgcaagcgcaaggCGATGATGCAGCAAGGCAGCTCCAGCAATCAGCGACCCCGCAGCTTTCctccaccaaggccggcgccccagcagCAGAGGACACCACCCCCTGCACCtcgccccaacaaccccaaccgcAACTTCAACCCTCAGCGTTCTGGAGGAAACAACTATAATCCCAACTACAACCGCCAGGACAACACTGTCCGCCCCGCCACCAACGGATGCTACACGTGTGGACAGCCTGGACATTTCTCCAAGGAGTGCCCCAACCGAGCGACCTCTGGACAGCCCCCCAATGTGCCCAAGCCTAATCAGGGACAAGCCCGTACTGCGGCCGGAAGGAACCCGAACCAGAAGAAGTCTGCTGGACCAGCTAGGGGACACCTCAACCATGTCaacgcagaagaagctcaggaagctccGGATATTGTTCTGGGTACGTTCCCTGTCAACTCAGTCCCCTCGACTATTTTGTTCGACTCTGGAGCCTCGCATTCTTTCGTTACCAAGCCCTTTGTGAAAAAGGGAGGCTTAACCCCCACCCCCTTGAAACGACCTATGCTCGTACAAATCCCTGGATCCACTAGCAGAACCCAGAGTTCCTGCAAAGAGGTTCCCATAGATATTCAGGGAAAACGTTTCCACGCAAATCTGATAGTGTTGGGTGAGCAAGGGTTGGAAGTTATTTTAGGGATGGATTGGATGGTGAAGTACAAGGGGCATATAGACTGTGCTCGCCGAGCTATAACCATGACTGCTGAGGACGGGGAAGTAGTTGAGAACATGGCGACCATGCCCTCATCTAAGGCCTTATGCAAGAAGAGTGTCCCTAGTCCAGCCCTGCATGAAGTACCCATAGTTTGTGAGTACCCTGATGTCTTTCCCGATgagctacccg aagtaggattccttggtcatgtcatttcTGTCGGAGGAGTGTCAGTCGACCCGTCCAAAATTCAGTCCATCATGGAGAAGAAAGCCCCTACCAATCAGACCGAAGTCCGCGcctttctaggattggcgggttattaccgcaaGTTCGTTGAGGGATTCTCCAGCATTGCGAGACCCTTAACGCAGCtgttgaagaaggataagaagttcgAGTGGACCGATAAATGTGAGGCCAGTTTTCAGGAACTCAAGAAGAGATTAGTCACAGCCCCCGTCTTGACCATGCCCGATATCACCAAGGACTTTGATGTCTACTGCGATGCATCAAAACTTGGTTTGGgaagtgtgttgatgcaagaaggcaag cgggagctgaatatgaggcagagtaGATGGATGGAGCTCATCAAGGACTACGATCTCGGTATTCATTATCATCCTGGTAAAGCCAATGTCGTAGCTGATGCCCTTAGTCGAGAGCCCTGTTCATTGAATGCCCTGATAAAAATTGCTCAACCCAAGCTGTATGAAGAACTGGAGGAGTTCGGTCTCGAGCTCGTTAGCCATGGTTTTCTGGCAAACCTTGAATTGAAGCCTACATTATTCGACCAAATCAAGGAAGCTCAAGTGGGCCATGAGAGTATTGAAGGGATCAAGCGTAGGATGAATAGGGAAGAAGTTCCTGGTTTCACGATTGGTGATGAAGGAGTTTTGTGGTACAAGGGACGTCTGTGTGTACCTAATATTGAAGATCTAAAGCAACTCATCCTGAAGGAAGCCCACGATACTCCATACTCAATCCACCCTGGgggaaccaagat agagtga